A part of Onthophagus taurus isolate NC chromosome 7, IU_Otau_3.0, whole genome shotgun sequence genomic DNA contains:
- the LOC111418764 gene encoding chymotrypsin inhibitor Ani s 6-like translates to MLFYIVLISCVFATISADEKCTAPNTQFNYCGSPCDETCDGKPEYCAEVCVQRCECVPGYVVHKSECVPREYCEQLKCNDPNMEYTKCGTYCPNTCETPEISTCIDMCFEGCQCKDGYVLHDFKCIKLEDCPTK, encoded by the exons atgttgttttatatCGTGTTGATTTCGTGCGTTTTCGCCACAATTTCTGccg acgaAAAATGTACTGCCCCAAatacacaatttaattattgtggATCTCCTTGTGACGAAACTTGCGATGGTAAACCAGAGTATTGTGCAGAAGTTTGCGTACAAAGATGTGAATGTGTACCTGGTTACGTAGTACATAAATCTGAATGTGTTCCAAGAGAATATTGTGAACAGCTta AGTGTAATGATCCTAATATGGAATACACTAAATGCGGAACTTATTGTCCTAATACTTGCGAAACTCCAGAGATTTCAACATGTATTGATATGTGTTTCGAAGGATGTCAATGCAAAGATGGATATGTTCTTCatgattttaaatgtattaaattggAGGATTGccctacaaaataa
- the LOC111418856 gene encoding venom acid phosphatase Acph-1-like yields MYTHIYKSLHYFIVTIFILIKVFRHGDRTPDSLYPKDPYTEDDFYPFRIGHLTNKGKLRAFNIGRYLRKRYNKLLGDVYTPDVLYAVSSHYPRCRASLESVLAGLYPPSEELIWNKDLLWEPIPYDYLPLKENNLFAPMSIYPNMNILMNESYKNLDSDPIIEKYNHLLPFLQENTGLTGNLLSVAGNLYSTLKSEEEADMEIPTWAKSVYPEILSEISKYIWKYYTGIGDLKTLGAGFLMSKIINNTYSAINEENAAKNLKICLYSGHDLNVAAMLYYLEKFVPHSPNYGAHIIIEVHKYLGIYFLKFLHENNDDNLEPQPLFIENCGIYCPLEVFVRLYAKQLNPANLNALCNG; encoded by the exons atgtATACAcatatatataaatcattgCATTACTTCATCGtcactatttttattttaattaaggtATTTAGACATGGCGATAGAACTCCAGATTCTTTATACCCAAAAGATCCATACACCGAAGACGATTTCTATCCATTTAGAATTGGCCACTTAAcaaataaaggaaaattaagAGCGTTTAACATTGGAAGATATCTCCGCAAAAGATATAACAAACTTCTTGGAGATGTTTACACGCCGGATGTTTTATATGCAGTATCTTCGCATTATCCAAGATGTAGAGCAAGTTTAGAATCGGTTTTAGCAGGATTATATCCACCATCCGAAGAATTAATTTGGAATAAAGATTTACTGTGGGAACCAATTCCTTACGACTATTTACCActgaaagaaaacaatttattcgCCCCAATGTCGATTTACCCAAATATGAATATATTAATGAATGAGAGTTACAAAAATCTCGATTCTGATCcgattattgaaaaatataatcatTTACTTCcgtttttacaagaaaatacGGGTTTAACTGGAAATCTTTTAAGTGTGGCTGGAAATTTATACTCAACTTTAAAATCAGAAGAAGAAGCTGATATGGAAATACCAACCTGGGCTAAATCGGTTTACCCTGAAATTTTATCAGAAATATCGAAATATATCTGGAAATATTATACAGGAATAGGCGATTTAAAGACCTTAGGTGCTGGATTTTTAATgtcgaaaattattaataacacttACTCGGCgataaatgaagaaaatgctgcaaaaaatttaaaaatttgtttgtattcaggACACGACCTTAACGTTGCTGCAATGTTATATTACTTAGAAAAGTTTGTTCCCCACAGTCCCAATTACGGAGCTCATATTATCATTGAAGTTCACAAATATCttggaatttatttcttaaag tttctaCATGAAAACAATGATGATAATTTGGAACCTCAACCTCTTTTCATTGAAAATTGTGGAATCTACTGCCCATTAGAAGTTTTCGTACGGTTGTATGCAAAACAATTAAATCCAGCTAATTTAAATGCTTTGTGTAAtggctaa